The genomic region ATTAATGATTTCTTGGCCTACGTAACAGCCCTTATTAGCGCTTAGATAGTTGAAATTCTGCAAATTCAGATCAAACGGCATCAATTTGTACTCTACAAACCCAGGTTTGCTCATCATCACATCCATCACATAATTATTCATCAACAACATTATGTCATACACACTCAGGTTCTCCTGATTTTTCTCAAAATTATCCTTCCCTAGAGTATTAAAATCAACTCCATCTACTATGTTATTAGAGATGCAGTAGTATCTATGTCCAAAAAACTGATTTCTTGTATCCAGAAGCTTAATAAAAtctttattttctttagtTTTTTCGGTTTGAAAGTGTGAATAAAAGTCAGATTCAGAGGTGTTTACATACACTTCCGACTCAGTGGTTTTCGTATACACTTTTGACGCCAATTTTCTCTTATTTATGATGTTAAGAATTTTACTATGATTAACTTTAAGGGAATCTAGGTAAAAATCCCCTTCGTGTGTAAAAATTAAGGATTCCGCCACAATGTGTCCCTGCGATGATAAAAACAGCGCAGGCCTCGTTTCTTGAGCTCTAACTAGTCTCAAATCACTACTAATTAATCCTTGTAAAAAGTTGAAGGAATCTTGGCCGCACAGCTTTGTTACTACTCTGTTGTTCAGCCTTAACATTCCTTCCTCTATACTACACTCATTCTATGCAATTGAATATTATaatcatataatttacataaaaGATTAAGAGTCGTTTAATTGGTTGATTTGTTCTGAGTATTTCTAAAAGTAAAATTAGACCAATTTGACCTACTTGTGATAAAACATATCTTTTCAATTTGCTTGTAGTGGtgagtaaattattttcaattgtGAACATTTCGTGTTCAATGTAGAagtttttgattttttcgAATCCTTTCACATCGCTATTATGGAACACCTTTTCAATTTCCTAATATTTACTcattatacaataatttaatattatatatagtaggaatgtgtaaaaatgTCCATAATATAACTACTAAAAAATTGactaatttatacttttgACATGTATTCTTGTAATTCTTTGAGATTGCATTGTTCTTTTCTATCCAAATTTGAGAATCCATACTTTTTAGACCATAATTCCAGTTCGAACTCGTCTGGAACAACCACAGCAACGGGTTTCaactataatatttatatccaattaattatataattatatatccaattaattatatatatatctaaataattttataatttggtACGAAATGTGATTTTCCTGTGACGTATGACTGGCATATGATTGGGACAGTGTTGAGAATGGATTCTATTTTTTCAGGTGATATATATTCTCCCTAAagaaatgataaataaaaagTTGTTACTTGTGAAAGTTTAAAGATATTCTTCCTCCGATCAATGATTCTGATGGCTCCGTTTGGTAAAAGTTCCGCAATATCTCCGGTTAAGAACCTGATATCAAAtgtgttaaaatttatctaCCATTTATTCTCGTCGAAGGATTCTTTATTGGTAACTTCATCATTGAAGTATGAACTCACAATGTTATGTCCCCTTAACAACAATTCACCCCTACAAATATATGAAAAACTATCTAAAATCACACTAAGGGTATTGTaactttatatatttagtaatAAATGCATAACAGTGTTGTTGTGTATAATACTTTGGAATCTTGTCAGTTGTGTAATAGTTGTAGTCTGGTAATGATTTGAGTCTGAATTCCATGCAGGGCACTGGTCCTCCGACGTGTGTTGAATCAGGTTCATATCTTTCAGTATGAAACGCTCCTGCACAGGTTTCAGTTAGTCCATAACCCTGAAAATTTTTGTGTTTTTAAAACATACTGAAACAAGTGGAATTGAGAAGAGTGCTCGGATATTATCGAATATCTTCGGGGTTAAAGGTGCTGAACCTGTCAACATCCAATTAACTCTTCCTCCTaatcattaaaatgaattaatgtggacataatatttatgttgACTGAATATTAGGTTACCCAGTAGCATGTTGAATTTGCTGAAGAGTATTTTGTCCCAGAATCTGTGAGTTACAACTCCTgtttttttgattttcttCAGTTTCCTATGAAGACCCAAACCGAAGAGTGACTTGATCAAAAATGATTTTTGCGAAACTGTCGAGAATATCTTGTCATGAATTCTCATGTATACTCTCGGAACTGAGGGGAAGACGTTGGGCTTGAGGGCCTTGATGTCCTCAAGAACGTTCTTTATATCTCCGGAAAACAGGCCAATTGCACTTCCGTCGATGATGCTAGTTCCTATGTAAAGGCGCTCGAACATATGTGAAAGTGGCAAATAACTCAGATGAACCTTTGGATTCTCCAGTTTACTCTTTTCATCACACACTAGAaaacaattatatttacatttttatgctatggtatataatatataactcTTAATGTAAAAATACCAATTCTGTTGACAATCACTATTAAGGAGACGTGTTGAAAATGTTTGATGATAACTCCTTTGGGTATTCCTGAGACTCCTGATGTGTAGCTAATTGTGCCTATGCTATCCTTTGTACAGGGTGTGAATTCAAGTTCATTTTCCTTCCCCAAATTTACCATCTCAGTATAAGTCTTAAAGGTGACTGATTTTAATGACTCTGAGCCCTTAACTAGTTCAGGCGGAAGCTCATCCACTCCCGTTACAACCAGGAGTGAGACAGTTCCATTACTCTTTGGCAACAACTCCATCAACTTCAAACTGCACTTATAATCGCATACTATTACATTCAACTCTACAAACACAGTTAACTCATGTTAACtatacataataatatataacaaatattgTGATTAATTATCGAGAGAACTTACTGGTAACGTTAACAATGTACAGGAGTGATTCTTCTCCCAAAGTATCATAGAGTGGTACGAGTGTTAGGTTGTATGCGTTGCACACTTGTTCTGTTATGAGCCACTCAACTGTGTTTTGTGAGTAAATTCCCACCATTCTAACAGTTTGGTTTTCCTCCTTAACGAACACTTCTTGGAACTTGTTTAGTTTCAGTAGTCCGCTACCGAAACGCTTAATCTGTGTCTCACCCTCCCCATATGTCAAGAACTGGAACTCTCCCAAAGTTCCATCTTCGTTCTTTACTCGTTTTCCTAGAAAGGGTTTATCACGGCTCAAACTTAATCCTCTATTAAAAACATCCCACCTATCATTgattatatttgtttacTACTAACTGatattaaataactatGTAGAGAATTACCCTGTTTGTATTTTACCATCGAAATAGTCTTCGCAAGACAGTAATTTGTCCTTGTAATCTGGTCTCCGATACACAGGAGTATATCCtaatgtatttattaatttctattataCTCAAAATACACTGTAACAGTGATTAAAGGATAATTAACGGTTTAATggtaaaatataaagaacTAAATCTACTAATTGATTgactaatattaaaataacaagGTAATCAAATCTATATAATACCTTCTTCTTCAGATCCTTCTAGCGGAACAGAATACACGTGGTTCATTATGttctttaaaataattgaaaatgattttagttaattaaaatttgacCCTAGGgttaaaattgtataaaaatattgaaaaatagtataattaattgacAAATATTGATTTTCTTGATAAACTGCTAACGAATTGCAAACAACTTCGGTTATTGGAAAATGTGAATTACAATGAATTAAAAGGTAACGGAATACAAAAATTTACAACAATTAAAGTGCTAGAAAACggttaaatttattaaagaacatattatattttcatatgTTAAGTTTAAATCTGCTTCAATCCCCATTTCAAACTAGAAAGCCTTTTGAAATCTCAAaaatctttattttttctgTACTATATATCTTCATTCAATTTcttttaaaacattttaggcctatattatttcaaaacTGTAAATTTACCAAGAAtcttataattttttaataacattatccttttaatttaaacttaataATTCTTAAGATGTACAATAgaactttatttttaatttttaagtttatttaaGTCATTTCCCTTCACTTACTGTCTATTTAACTACTACTCTATTACACATTGAATAAATAGTTTATTGAAAAGTTTAACTCAATTTTATGGAAATAAAGATGAATTCTGGAGATATTTCTGAAGATTCCGACGACACAGAGGATTTTAAAGACAATTCAGAGGAAATGGCTTACAGTTTATTTGACGATTTTAAGTCAACTGACGCTACTGAGGTTTATGAGCATATGGAGAAAAAGTTCAATTTCAAGTACAATTTGTTAGGGAACACGACTTTACACAGAATAGTTTTGATAAAGTACTTACAGGATAAAAaagataataatgaaaatgttttagaatattataataaattgaaaaagGATCCGAATATAGTcttaaataattttgaagaGTATATTAAGTCTCCTGTTAATAACCAGAAACTTATTTGGGGATTTATGGAAAGCAGTGATTCAGAGGCCGAGGATTCCATTCTCTCAAATTACATCCACAATTACAAAcacatataattttaatttatttgaattttgatatatttCTCAGTTAATTAAACTATATTTTAGCTCTAACTTattaattcaataaatttaaaatttagtaaaCATTTTTTggattaaatatttattattttttcttagTGCCACTACACTTTTCCTTAGATCCACCATTTTTTCAATCTCAACCctttcattttttaaataatttattttaaaccCAATTTCACTATTAGAGTAATCATAATAAGGGTCGTTTTAGAACCATAATTCAAGGAATCTAATAGAAGTACTATATAGAACATGTAAAATAGAAATGTCTGAAAACACTGAAGGagttgataatttattgcTGTTATTGACTCAGCGATCAGGCGGAGTTGAGAAGCTTTTGGAGAATTTTTTCTCATTCTTGGCCCGGAAAACGGATTTCTACAGACCTCCAGATAAGACTAGCGAATCTTCGCTGGACCATTGCGTTAATTTGGTTTCTTACCACTGCAGGACCATCGGTATGAAGTACTCTGAGTTAATTAACAAGAATGCGAATGCCAAGAAGCAGAATTCCTCATCTTCAATCACTGCGCCCTCTACTCCGCTTTCCACTCCTCACAGCTCACATACGGAACTGAAAAGCAGTTTGAAGAAGACTGCCAGTTTACCTGACGAGTCTCCCCCTCCTCGAAGTGGCAGAAGCAGAACTGAAAGtaacattaaattaagCCCAAATAATTCCAAATCTTTATCTGAAACTTCCTCCAGCTCCAGCTCTTTTCCCTCTCATTCCATGGATTCTGTCACTTTTACCCGtgataatataaacaaaacTACGACAACTGCAGCTGATTCTGATAAATCAGTAGATAACAGTTTAGAAAACGGCTCTGAGCTACAGAATAATCGAGAATTAGAGAAAGATGAAAGTGACGAAGACGACTCTCTACCACCTCCTGGCAACGGTGGGAAAACTGAATGGTACTTTAACTTTAGccaatatatatattttcaggTATGACTGGACCCAAACCTTGAGTTCACTGGAAGTTTCAGTAAAGTTGCCTCAAAATACTAACAGCAAGAACATTAAAGTCGACATCAATACCAATTCACTATCCGTAAAACTCAATAACCAAATCCTCTTCAGTACCTCATTAAACATTATTCGCCTAATAATTACTCACTTCTATTAGTTATATCTATTTTTTGATACTAACACAAATTTAATCCTATACATACTTATTAGGCGGAGACTTGTACGATTTAGTAAAGAACGACGAGTCGATTTGGACAATCGTTGATAATAAAGTCCTTCAAATAACTCTGGAAAAAAAGAACAAGATGAACTGGTGGCCCACAGTCATCAAGGGACACCCTGAAATCGACGTCAAAAAGATAGTTCCAGAAGTATCTTCACTCCCCACTCTACATATTTAGTTACATAATTGACCAATTATTTGTGTGGAAATATTGTTTAGAATAGTAAATTGAGTGATTTGGACACGGAAACTAGGAGCACAGTTGAGAAAATGTTATACGATCAGCAGAGGAAGGCCGCCGGGCTTCCAACGAGTGATCAGCAGAAGCAGTTTGAGGCTCTCGAAAAGTTCAAGAAGGCACATCCTGAACTGGATTTCTCTAACGCGAACATACAGTTTTCATAATCTTAACACTCTCAtattttagtataaattgtatatatttattctaccatcaaatttatgaattttgCTACCGAAATGGGAAAATTAACCATATACTTCTAAGGagttgaaaaaattatttaaagaaCTGTCTAAAGGATTCACGGTTCGGGTCCATGAATTTCCTTAGCATTTCATCGTCCACTTGACTCCTCAATCTCTGAAGaacattttaatgaaaaattttaCCTGGTGGTTCTCGACAATTGGGACAAGAATGTCCACCAACTTATTCTTTAATTCATTGGTCAACATCTGGCCTGATTTATACTTTTGCGTAATCTCTTCAAGTTCCTCGTCGCTCTCCACTAGAAAGTTCAGATACTGATAAGACACGTCGACATCCAAATTAGGGCCGAGTTCCATATGTTCTTTCGCAGTATCACGGCCAcctatatatttttatataatttatggAATTTTGGTTCTGATTTAGAGCTGAAGCTATCAACCAAACATAAAAATTCCATACCTGAGAAGGCGTATTTGTGTATTTTCCTCTTAATTGTTTCTGCGTCGTCGGTTACGAAGATGGCTGAGCCTTCTATTGATGATGACATCTTCTGGTTAACTCCCAGCAGTGATGGGATGAATTTCGAGTGGATTAGTGCTGGCTTTTTAAGTCCCAGCTTTGGTGCCAGACTCCTCGTTAGTCTGAAAAACGGGTCCTGGTCAATTCCctacaaatttaattaaacaaatttactaaatatttgtaaatttaaaactaaaatatcAGTGAATAATGACGAACTTGTGGGACTAGGCACATGATATCTTCTTTATTGTTAAATAGATTGGGAAATGACTCACTGAATGATGCTGCTCCTTCCAACAGTGGGTATGAAATCATTCCAACGTTCGTTGAGTAGTCAAACCCAAACGAGCCTCTGAGTTGGTTGAATGTAGTCTTCTTTTGCAGTTTTAGTGTGGTTTTGTACAGGTGCTGGATGTAGTCTGTGTTTCTGAATATGAACGTGAGTTCGGGGTCAAATCCGACTGCTATGATATCCTTTGCGTTTTCTAGTGCCAAATTTCTAACGTTTTCAAGCTCCAACTCTTCTCGAAACACGAACTTCTCGTCGTCGCTCAACATTATGACGACCGGCACGTTAAATGACTTTTGCAGCCAGcatgtaaaaataaatggaatCAAATGTCCTAATCCACAATATAGCAGTTTAAAATCAGTTTCAATACatttacataaatttttaaaaaatttaccTAGATGTAATGCTTCTGATGATGGTCCTCTACCCGTgtaaatgaaaaatttatttccctTTTCATAGTTATCAAGTAGTTGGTCAAAGTCCCTATGGCAAAAGAACATCTTTCTCCTCAAAAATGGGTGTACATTTCCAACAAGAGCTTTTACcctaatttaatttataatttaatagctaatataatttataattaatataattttgtaatttatataatttttaagttGGGGTTAACTGTTGTTAATGTAGCACCTGTTAAGAATATGATTAGTGATTAGTGAACAGCCGAATTGAAATGTAAGTTTGTTGTAGTCGACCACATCAGTTTTACTACTGTCGATTATGTTAAGGTACTGTGCAGAGTTGTACTCAACTTCTCCTGGCGGTAACACATTTTCCTTCAGTGGGCAGTCCTCAACCTTGTTTATATCCTCCTCTTTACACAGCAACTCTTCACTTGCAGGAATGACATTAAAATGGATATCCAACTGAAGAcattttaaactaatttttcTTACAGTATTAGTTTCTGGCTTATATTTGAACTTGTTAATGCAGATCTCCCTTATTAAACCAGTTGAGTATAATACGTTGTGGATATTTGCGTTTATATTCCACTCGTCCAAAACCACCAACCTCAACCTAAAAAATATCCAATGTAAcatatcaataattaatttttatatagaAATCTTACGTTTTAACTGTGGCTGGGACTACGAAATCGTCGTAAATTGATTCTCCGTACAGTGATTCTGCCATGCTGCGATCAACGTTAATTACTCTGAACCTCGCATTTTCAGCAATCTAACCCATTTATTAAACCCAAATCCTCACCTTATCTTCAATTAGCTTTTTAAACAGGTTATAGTCGCCATCTGATGGGATGTTATTTAACTTTGATAGTGTCATAATCCCGTTATAATTTGCCTATTCAGTCattaatactaaattaaaagcaacaaagtatattttagttatttaaacTGTAAATAAAACATATCATTGGTACCAATCTTTTAACTGATTTAGTTGATCGTGCAGTTGGGATTGAGAAGGCAGTACAAGCTGCTCCTTTAATGATATGGAAGGAGCTTTCTACAAAACTACATGCTTTTTCTACCATTTTCATACTTTACAGTTTGtagaattttatataatcaaattcTACTGAAAGaacttttttaaaaaaagtaaaaaacaaaatattttacagttACCTTACTTTCTATGTTATATCAActaacaaatataatattatgatCGTTGTGTGGATATATTTTGGAATTTTGGCAAAATCAGATGGGGGATCTACTATTATTGACTCTCCAGAATTGTTCCACAGAAAATCatttacacaatttttgttttaattttacatttactccttattttattttattatttttttaccTAAGATGGTTgagaattttattatattttccaTTTTATAATGGATGAAGGCCAGAAACCTCACCTAATCCCTTATCGCAAAGATTCCACCCAAGTTTTCTTCAAAGTTGATAAAAAGAACAAAAATCAGCCATCTAATAAATCAGATTTTACACCTGCTAGGAATAAACCAGTGGAATCTGGTAATccatttacacattttttacTTTAAACCTTACTATTGACACAATCTTACCTTAttattaactttatttttatataaataatttaaaatattcaagtGCCTTTAGTTGAACGAAAACGGTGTGATTGTGGAGGTTCAATTCATGGTTTGTTTAGTAACTGTATGAGTTGCGGCCGTTTGTCCTGTAATCTTGAGAAAGAAGGCCCTTGTATGGACTGCAACAGCTACGTTTACCCTGTGGACTCCCCAAATATTCCAATAGATCACCTAGAAAATCCTGAATATAAAAACGGTACTGCCTAGAATAACACTAATTCTGGTTTTAGCCATCAATTTAAGGGATAAATTGCTATCTTTTGACAACATGTATCAAAGTGAAGAGTTTAAGGTGACTGATTTGAAGAGCGGGTGGTTTGAGGAGTTTAATGACATCTATAACGACAAACCCGTAGTTCCAGAGTTTGAAAAAACTGATCAAGGTATTGTGGGtggttaatttattttttagacgttttaaaatatgatCTCGACCTATATACTGGAAGACTCAGCGTCTCCAACTTTAACCAAccttaataattttatctataatagtatattgTATAGTAATTAAAATGGAGGGGTGTAAAACATTAATTGTTTTCGAGAAATTCCTCAATTTGCCTTTGAATACCTTTGGTATCGATATTAGCAATTACCTTTTGCTCCTGTATAGTCGCGTGATGCACATACTCGTAAGGATAACTGATGCACTTAACCTAAACAATTCATTAACTGACTAAAAAACCTTGAAA from Theileria annulata chromosome 1, complete sequence, *** SEQUENCING IN PROGRESS *** harbors:
- a CDS encoding long-chain-fatty-acid--coa ligase 5, putative, with the protein product MNHVYSVPLEGSEEEGYTPVYRRPDYKDKLLSCEDYFDGKIQTGWDVFNRGLSLSRDKPFLGKRVKNEDGTLGEFQFLTYGEGETQIKRFGSGLLKLNKFQEVFVKEENQTVRMVGIYSQNTVEWLITEQVCNAYNLTLVPLYDTLGEESLLYIVNVTKLNVIVCDYKCSLKLMELLPKSNGTVSLLVVTGVDELPPELVKGSESLKSVTFKTYTEMVNLGKENELEFTPCTKDSIGTISYTSGVSGIPKGVIIKHFQHVSLIVIVNRIVCDEKSKLENPKVHLSYLPLSHMFERLYIGTSIIDGSAIGLFSGDIKNVLEDIKALKPNVFPSVPRVYMRIHDKIFSTVSQKSFLIKSLFGLGLHRKLKKIKKTGVVTHRFWDKILFSKFNMLLGGRVNWMLTGSAPLTPKIFDNIRALFSIPLVSGYGLTETCAGAFHTERYEPDSTHVGGPVPCMEFRLKSLPDYNYYTTDKIPKGELLLRGHNIVSSYFNDEVTNKESFDENKWFLTGDIAELLPNGAIRIIDRRKNIFKLSQGEYISPEKIESILNTVPIICQSYVTGKSHFLKPVAVVVPDEFELELWSKKYGFSNLDRKEQCNLKELQEYMSKEIEKVFHNSDVKGFEKIKNFYIEHEMFTIENNLLTTTSKLKRYVLSQVGQIGLILLLEILRTNQPIKRLLIFYNECSIEEGMLRLNNRVVTKLCGQDSFNFLQGLISSDLRLVRAQETRPALFLSSQGHIVAESLIFTHEGDFYLDSLKVNHSKILNIINKRKLASKVYTKTTESEVYVNTSESDFYSHFQTEKTKENKDFIKLLDTRNQFFGHRYYCISNNIVDGVDFNTLGKDNFEKNQENLSVYDIMLLMNNYVMDVMMSKPGFVEYKLMPFDLNLQNFNYLSANKGCYVGQEIINRINNKVLINKYKLYIALSDDFKNMSKNTNKSIENEFLNQLPLLNSIRKVLNSDLQNSVNYNFFNSFKNLKIIPNDCLSFSPDVKELVNNKRLIPILFDNKFGFVLLNRNINLKFLTIDGQQYTIYNI
- a CDS encoding uncharacterized protein (Contains putative signal peptide), which gives rise to MSENTEGVDNLLLLLTQRSGGVEKLLENFFSFLARKTDFYRPPDKTSESSLDHCVNLVSYHCRTIGMKYSELINKNANAKKQNSSSSITAPSTPLSTPHSSHTELKSSLKKTASLPDESPPPRSGRSRTESNIKLSPNNSKSLSETSSSSSSFPSHSMDSVTFTRDNINKTTTTAADSDKSVDNSLENGSELQNNRELEKDESDEDDSLPPPGNGGKTEWYDWTQTLSSLEVSVKLPQNTNSKNIKVDINTNSLSVKLNNQILFSGDLYDLVKNDESIWTIVDNKVLQITLEKKNKMNWWPTVIKGHPEIDVKKIVPENSKLSDLDTETRSTVEKMLYDQQRKAAGLPTSDQQKQFEALEKFKKAHPELDFSNANIQFS
- a CDS encoding tryptophanyl-trna synthetase, putative, with translation MVEKACSFVESSFHIIKGAACTAFSIPTARSTKSVKRLANYNGIMTLSKLNNIPSDGDYNLFKKLIEDKIAENARFRVINVDRSMAESLYGESIYDDFVVPATVKTLRLVVLDEWNINANIHNVLYSTGLIREICINKFKYKPETNTLDIHFNVIPASEELLCKEEDINKVEDCPLKENVLPPGEVEYNSAQYLNIIDSSKTDVVDYNKLTFQFGCSLITNHILNRVKALVGNVHPFLRRKMFFCHRDFDQLLDNYEKGNKFFIYTGRGPSSEALHLGHLIPFIFTCWLQKSFNVPVVIMLSDDEKFVFREELELENVRNLALENAKDIIAVGFDPELTFIFRNTDYIQHLYKTTLKLQKKTTFNQLRGSFGFDYSTNVGMISYPLLEGAASFSESFPNLFNNKEDIMCLVPQGIDQDPFFRLTRSLAPKLGLKKPALIHSKFIPSLLGVNQKMSSSIEGSAIFVTDDAETIKRKIHKYAFSGGRDTAKEHMELGPNLDVDVSYQYLNFLVESDEELEEITQKYKSGQMLTNELKNKLVDILVPIVENHQRLRSQVDDEMLRKFMDPNRESFRQFFK